A window of the Cucurbita pepo subsp. pepo cultivar mu-cu-16 chromosome LG01, ASM280686v2, whole genome shotgun sequence genome harbors these coding sequences:
- the LOC111804594 gene encoding L-type lectin-domain containing receptor kinase IX.1-like: MASHRLFFLLFLFLSPDQIHSISFKINDFDSHSDNMVYHGDAKPLNGSISFNGQLGWATYAQSLRLCDHSKGHLSNFKTHFSFLIPNYNQTNSTVHSNGLAFFLAPSEFNPPLNSSGSFLGLYNSTRNESFHSQIVHLEFEWDPPFQHMGINRNSIVSSIYSPWNSSDFQKKTHVWISYNATAKNLSVSLNNNATLSHHIDLLKILPEKVTIGFSTSVQNLSIEFWEFSSSDFDANYEENDDNLHMEESEKAINMKLLAVLIAWVGVFVIAILAIFVVSLARSGAEEEKKDEQQQHAGMKLASIYSDLNKEASSPRRFSYRYLAMATDNFSMNGKLGQGGFGTVFKGHLPGANKTVAVKRSSNGSMQGKREYVSEVKIISHMRHNNLVQLIGWCHERDNSEFLLVYEFMPNGSLDSHLFGKGPPLPWPLRYKISLGLASALLYLHEEWEHSVIHRDIKSSNVLLDFNFTPKLGDFGLARLAKHELNSKTPGLVGTFGYMAPEYISSGRASKESDIFSFGVVLLEIVSGRKCCDHSGKGLIEMVWDAYGRGEVVEAILDEKLREGFVEVREVERLSVVGLWSAHPDAAQRPSIKQVIQVLSFEEAMPNLPKQMPLPTFCQPSLQF; encoded by the exons ATGGCATCTCATCGGCTCTTCTTCTTACTCTTCCTGTTTCTTTCTCCGGATCAAATTCattccatttctttcaaaatcaatGACTTCGATTCTCATTCCGACAACATGGTTTATCATGGAGATGCAAAGCCTCTAAATGGTTCCATTAGCTTCAATGGTCAGCTTGGTTGGGCCACTTACGCTCAAAGCCTGCGTCTTTGTGATCATTCCAAAGGCCACctctcaaatttcaaaacccACTTCTCATTTCTCATACCAAACTATAATCAAACCAACTCCACTGTTCATAGCAATGGATTAGCGTTTTTTCTTGCTCCTTCTGAATTCAACCCACCTCTTAATTCTTCTGGATCTTTTCTGGGTCTGTATAATTCCACGCGAAACGAGTCGTTTCATTCCCAAATTGTTCATCTGGAATTTGAATGGGATCCACCGTTTCAACACATGGGCATAAATAGAAACTCAATTGTTTCATCGATTTATTCGCCATGGAATTCAAGTGATTTTCAGAAGAAGACACACGTGTGGATTTCTTACAATGCAACGGCTAAGAATCTAAGTGTGTCATTGAATAATAATGCAACTCTTTCTCATCATATCGATTTGTTGAAGATTCTTCCAGAAAAGGTGACAATTGGGTTTTCAACTTCGGTTCAGAATCTGAGTATTGAGTTTTGGGAATTCAGTTCGAGTGATTTTGATGCAAATTATGAAGAGAATGATGACAATTTGCATATGGAAGAAAGTGAAAAGGCCATAAACATGAAATTATTAGCGGTTCTAATAGCTTGGGTGGGTGTTTTTGTGATAGCGATTCTTGCAATTTTTGTAGTTTCTTTGGCAAGATCTGGGgcagaggaggagaagaaagatgaacaacaacaacatgcAGGGATGAAATTGGCTTCAATTTATTCTGATTTGAACAAAGAGGCTTCATCACCAAGGAGATTCTCTTACAGATATCTAGCCATGGCGACAGATAACTTCTCAATGAATGGAAAATTGGGACAAGGAGGATTTGGGACGGTGTTTAAAGGCCATTTGCCTGGTGCTAATAAGACAGTTGCTGTGAAGAGGTCTTCTAATGGGTCAATGCAGGGGAAGAGAGAGTATGTGAGTGAAGTGAAGATTATTAGCCATATGAGGCACAATAATTTGGTGCAACTCATTGGATGGTGCCACGAGAGGGATAATAGCGAGTTTCTTCTCGTCTATGAGTTCATGCCCAATGGTAGCCTCGACTCTCATCTCTTTGGAAAAGGCCCTCCTCTGCCCTGGCCTTTGAG GTACAAGATATCCTTGGGGCTAGCGTCTGCATTGCTATATCTTCACGAAGAGTGGGAGCATAGCGTCATCCACAGAGATATCAAGTCGAGCAACGTGCTATTAGACTTCAATTTCACACCAAAACTGGGTGACTTTGGATTAGCGAGATTAGCAAAGCATGAACTCAACTCGAAAACACCTGGGTTGGTGGGAACTTTCGGGTACATGGCTCCTGAGTACATAAGCAGCGGTCGGGCGAGCAAGGAGTCAGACATATTCAGCTTTGGAGTGGTTTTACTTGAAATTGTGAGTGGGAGAAAGTGCTGTGATCATTCAGGGAAGGGGTTGATAGAGATGGTTTGGGATGCTTATGGGAGAGGAGAGGTTGTTGAAGCAATATTGGATGAAAAATTGCGAGAGGGGTTTGTGGAGGTAAGAGAAGTGGAGCGTTTGAGCGTGGTTGGGCTGTGGTCTGCTCATCCTGATGCTGCTCAAAGGCCATCCATAAAGCAAGTGATTCAAGTTCTTAGTTTTGAAGAGGCAATGCCTAATCTACCCAAACAAATGCCTCTTCCAACTTTTTGTCAGCCTTCCCTTCAGTTTTAA
- the LOC111804707 gene encoding uncharacterized protein LOC111804707 has protein sequence MQCSCISLPSNLKLGPSVSKFKLSSNLKVEAIDLAARISLPSHVKAITSTSNPFVKHCVKLRFSSSYRHFHGSVIVVGATPIREICKFQETLRGISCTLECLLLLDEVEIPEELVDVSVRVVQVSPTVMKKLSGMQSTESIDAIALMRIPDSFYSLDGNLKQAHCKRWFPSPHRILVLEGIQVIILSGIDSSPVIWCI, from the exons ATGCAATGCTCCTGCATTTCCTTGCCCTCAAATTTGAAACTCGGACCTTCCGTCTCCAAATTCAAGCTATCATCAAATCTTAAAGTGGAGGCCATTGATCTTGCTGCAAGAATTTCACTTCCTTCTCATGTGAAAGCCATCACCAGCACCTCCAACCCCTTCGTCAAGCATTGCGTTAAACTCCGCTTCAGTTCCTCTTATCGCCACTTCCATGGCTCCGTCATCGTCGTCGGCGCTACCCCAATTAG AGAAATATGCAAGTTTCAAGAGACTCTGCGTGGGATAAGTTGTACATTGGAGTGCCTACTTCTGCTAGATGAAGTTGAGATTCCTGAAGAACTTGTCGATGTCTCTGTTCGTGTCGTGCAGGTGAGCCCAACTGTGATGAAAAAGCTTTCTGGAATGCAATCAACAGAATCTATTGATGCAATTGCCCTCATGAGAATACCTGACAGTTTTTATAGTTTAGATGGCAATTTAAAACAAGCACATTGTAAAAGATGGTTTCCATCTCCAC ATCGAATACTAGTCCTTGAAGGAATCCaggtaattattttatctgGAATCGACTCAAGTCCTGTAATTTGGTGCATCTAG
- the LOC111804825 gene encoding L-type lectin-domain containing receptor kinase IX.1-like, with protein VVLSLXSLDSHLFGKGPPLPWPLRYKISLGLASALLYLHEEWEHSVIHRDIKSSNVLLDFNFTPKLGDFGLARLAKHELNSKTPGLVGTFGYMAPEYISSGRASKESDIFSFGVVLLEIVSGRKCCDHSGKGLIEMVWDAYGRGEVVEAILDEKLREGFVEVREVERLSVVGLWSAHPDAAQRPSIKQVIQVLSFEEAMPNLPKQMPLPTFCQPSLQF; from the exons GTTGTCCTGTCTCTAAGNAGCCTCGACTCTCATCTCTTTGGAAAAGGCCCTCCTCTGCCCTGGCCTTTGAG GTACAAGATATCCTTGGGGCTAGCGTCTGCATTGCTATATCTTCACGAAGAGTGGGAGCATAGCGTCATCCACAGAGATATCAAGTCGAGCAACGTGCTATTAGACTTCAATTTCACACCAAAACTGGGTGACTTTGGATTAGCGAGATTAGCAAAGCATGAACTCAACTCGAAAACACCTGGGTTGGTGGGAACTTTCGGGTACATGGCTCCTGAGTACATAAGCAGCGGTCGGGCGAGCAAGGAGTCAGACATATTCAGCTTTGGAGTGGTTTTACTTGAAATTGTGAGTGGGAGAAAGTGCTGTGATCATTCAGGGAAGGGGTTGATAGAGATGGTTTGGGATGCTTATGGGAGAGGAGAGGTTGTTGAAGCAATATTGGATGAAAAATTGCGAGAGGGGTTTGTGGAGGTAAGAGAAGTGGAGCGTTTGAGCGTGGTTGGGCTGTGGTCTGCTCATCCTGATGCTGCTCAAAGGCCATCCATAAAGCAAGTGATTCAAGTTCTTAGTTTTGAAGAGGCAATGCCTAATCTACCCAAACAAATGCCTCTTCCAACTTTTTGTCAGCCTTCCCTTCAGTTTTAA
- the LOC111804869 gene encoding uncharacterized protein LOC111804869: protein MQCSCISLPSNLKLGPSVSKFKLSSNLKVEAIDLAARISLPSHVKAITSTSNPFVKHCVKLRFSSSYRHFHGSVIVVGATPIREICKFQETLRGISCTLECLLLLDEVEIPEELVDVSVRVVRVSPTVMKKLSGMQSTESIDAIALMRIPDSFYSLDGNLKQAHCKRWFPSPHRILVLEGIQDPGNLGTLIRSALAFKWVRLLV from the exons ATGCAATGCTCCTGCATTTCCTTGCCCTCAAATTTGAAACTCGGACCTTCCGTCTCCAAATTCAAGCTATCATCAAATCTTAAAGTGGAGGCCATTGATCTTGCTGCAAGAATTTCACTTCCTTCTCATGTGAAAGCCATCACCAGCACCTCCAACCCCTTCGTCAAGCATTGCGTTAAACTCCGCTTCAGTTCCTCTTATCGCCACTTCCATGGCTCCGTCATCGTCGTCGGCGCTACCCCAATTAG AGAAATATGCAAGTTTCAAGAGACTCTGCGTGGGATAAGTTGTACATTGGAGTGCCTACTTCTGCTAGATGAAGTTGAGATTCCTGAAGAACTTGTCGATGTCTCTGTTCGTGTCGTGCGGGTGAGCCCGACTGTGATGAAAAAGCTTTCTGGAATGCAATCAACAGAATCTATTGATGCAATTGCCCTCATGAGAATACCTGACAGTTTTTATAGTTTAGATGGCAATTTAAAACAAGCACATTGTAAAAGATGGTTTCCATCTCCACATCGAATACTAGTCCTTGAAGGAATCCag GACCCGGGCAATCTTGGTACATTAATCAGGTCTGCTTTGGCCTTCAAATGGGTAAGGTTATTGGTTTGA